A portion of the Candidatus Hydrogenedentota bacterium genome contains these proteins:
- a CDS encoding ATP-binding cassette domain-containing protein: MIKANKLTMDYGPVRALENVSFEVNRGEIVGLLGPNGAGKSTTMKILTTYQYPTAGTAEINGVDVLKNPLEVRKSIGYLPEILPLYMDMEVRSYLEFVARARGLRGATLKNRMNSVVDTCGLRGMYRKVIRELSKGYKQRTALAQALVHNPDVIILDEPTSGLDPHQILEIRHLIRDLAEDKTVILSTHILQEVEATVDRIVIINRGKIVGNGTINELRARAKHSERLAVSIEGQREETERLLSGLEGVRQVVFEKESEGCVSFVLHSAVDRNPWREFNTLAREKQWRVRELADRPLSLEETFLTLTEKSSAKAE, translated from the coding sequence CGAGATTGTGGGACTGCTTGGTCCCAACGGCGCAGGCAAATCTACAACGATGAAGATTTTGACGACTTACCAATATCCAACGGCGGGGACGGCGGAGATCAATGGGGTGGATGTACTTAAGAATCCTCTTGAAGTACGGAAATCCATTGGCTATCTTCCTGAAATTTTGCCCCTTTATATGGATATGGAAGTTCGATCCTATTTGGAATTTGTAGCGCGGGCACGCGGTCTTCGCGGTGCAACCCTAAAAAACAGGATGAACTCCGTCGTTGATACTTGTGGGCTCCGCGGCATGTACCGTAAGGTCATCCGTGAATTATCCAAGGGCTACAAACAGCGTACGGCGCTGGCACAGGCATTGGTACACAACCCCGATGTGATTATCTTGGACGAGCCTACTTCAGGCTTGGATCCCCATCAGATTCTTGAGATCCGTCATTTGATCCGTGATTTGGCTGAGGATAAAACCGTGATCCTCTCTACCCACATCCTGCAGGAGGTGGAGGCGACTGTTGACCGTATTGTTATTATCAATCGCGGCAAAATAGTGGGGAACGGTACCATTAACGAATTGCGCGCCAGAGCAAAGCACTCCGAACGGCTCGCTGTTTCTATTGAGGGACAACGGGAAGAAACGGAACGACTCCTGAGCGGACTGGAAGGTGTGCGACAGGTCGTTTTTGAAAAAGAGTCAGAGGGCTGCGTTTCCTTTGTCCTCCACAGCGCTGTCGACCGTAATCCTTGGCGCGAATTCAATACCCTCGCAAGGGAGAAGCAGTGGCGGGTACGTGAGTTGGCAGATCGGCCGCTCTCCTTGGAGGAGACCTTTTTGACCTTAACCGAAAAATCCTCAGCCAAAGCTGAATGA